The following DNA comes from Halorhabdus tiamatea SARL4B.
GATGTCGGCCAGTTGGTCCATCTCGATCTGGAGGTGGGACTGTTTCAGCATGGCATACCCTATCGGAGGGAACGTTAAAATACTATCTTGATTCAGCGAGAGAATCCCGCCCTTCCCGCGAAGGACGAGCGTTCCGACGCTCAGTCGGAACCGAGGACTGAGTCGTTCGAAAATCAGAGATTTTCGTGATCACGAGAGACGAAGTCTCTCGGACGACAGGGCGGGAGTGAATCGCGTAAGTTCTGGTGAGAGCCGCCGTGTTACTGCTGGTCTTGAGTCTCTAACGTGTCGAGTCCGGCTTCTAACAACTCTGTATAGGCTTCTGATAGCGACAGGTCACGTTCTTCCGCGAAGTCTTTGATACGTCCCTGTAACGTGTGAGTTATTTCTACGTTTGGTCGCATAGTCCAACAGTCTTTTATGCACGACGACCTAACAATCTGTCGTCGTGAAGCGCACCAACACGTTCGCCGTGCGACCGCTCACTGACGACGATGAGCGGGTGCTACGCGACCTGTTGGACGCTTCCGCCGCTCTCTGGAACGAGATTAATTACCAGCGCCTCATGCGCTACAACGACGAGGACGGCTTCGAGGGCGACGTATGGGACGCCGATACCGGCGCTCTCGAAGGCAAATACAAAGGCGTTCTCGGCGCGTCCACCGCTCAAACTGTCCGGCGAGCAAACACCGAAGCGTGGCGCGGGTTCTTCAACACGAAGAACAAGTACCACGACGAGTCGAACACGTCGGTCACGGAACACCCGGAACCGCCGGGCTTCCGTGGCAATGAAGACGACGGACGTGTCCTCAAAGGCGTCGTCCGAAAGGATGCCTACACCGTCGAATGGGGCGACCGCTCTCGGCTTGAGATGGTTGTCGGCAAAGAACTCCGTGACAGGCACAACAGCCCGAAAAGCCGTCTCCGGTTGGAAATCGTTGGCGACCCGAACTGGCCTGACTACGAAGACCAAGGCCGACTAGAACTGTGGTACGACGAGACTGATAGCACTTTCAGAGCTTCGCAACCCGTGACGGTTTCTGCCGATACACGGGACACTCCACTGGCCGACGAAAAGGCCGCTCTGGACATTGGTGCAAACAATCTCGTCGCCTGTACCACCACGACTGGCGAGCAATACCTGTACGAAGGCCGTGAGTTGTTCCAGCGATTCCGTGAGACGACACGAGAAATCGCCCGGTTACAGTCCAAGCTCAAAGAAAACAGGTACACTAGCAAGCGTATCCGGCGGCTGTACCGAAAGCGAACCCGTCGCCGCGACCACGCCCAAGAAGCACTGTGTCGTGATCTGCTCGAACGACTGTACGCCGAGGGCGTGGACACGGTGTATGTCGGTGGCTTGACTGACGTACTCGAAACGCACTGGTCGGTCAAGGTGAACGCGAAGACCCACAACTTTTGGGCGTTCAAGCAATTCACCGAGCGACTGGCGTGTACCGCTGAAGAATACGGCATCTCGGTGGAAGTTCGGTCGGAAGCGTGGACCAGCCAAGAGTGCCCACAGTGTGGCGGCACAGACCGAACGACACGGCATCAGGACACGCTCACCTGTCAGTGTGGGTTCGAGGGGCACGCCGACCTTACGGCTTCAGAAACGTTCCTCAAGCGGCACACCACGAAAGAAGTCAGGCCGATGGCACGGCCCGTGCGGTTCGAGTGGGACGACCACAACTGGTCGGAGTCACCACGCTCTCACCGTCCCAAAGAACAGCGCACAGACCCGAGTACCGTCCACCCGGGCGGGAATGTTGCTTCCGGCGAGTCGTAGACCGGCTGAGACTCTCACGGAGGAAACCCCGTCGTCGTCGGGCAAGGCCCGACTGCCTGAGGGATCTTTGATCCCTCTCTGTTCACGACGGGGAGGATGTCATGTCCTCCCACGAAAGCGGCCGAATTACCGTGGAGAGATCGGACCGCGATCAGCGGTCGACGTACGCCGAGACGAGGGGCTCGACCCGTCGGAACGTCTCTTCGGGGATGGCGTCGGCGTCGGTGTTGATCGTCCCCTCGAGAGCAGTGTGACACTCGCAGGTGTGCTCGTCCGGCAGCGTCTCGACGGCGTGCTGGACAGCCTCCTTGATGACGGCCTCGTTTGCGGCCGCGTTCTCGAGCACTCCCTCGAGTGAAACCTCGGCGTCGTCCTTCCAGACGTCCCAGTCAGTGACGCCGGCGATCGTCGCGTAGCTGAGTTCGGCCTCGCGGGCGAGTTTCGCCTCCGGAATGGCTGTCATCCCGACGACGTCCCAGCCCTGGTCCCGGAAGAACTCGCTCTCTGCGCGCGTCGAGTACTGCGGTCCTTCGATGCAGACGTACGTCCCGCCGCGCCGGGCGGTCGTCTCGGTGGCTTCGTCGACGGCGTCGGCGAGGTGGCTCGCGAGATCGGGACAGAACGGCTCGGCGAAGCCCTGGTGGACGACGATGCCGTCGCCAAAGAAAGTGAACCCACGGTGGCGCGTCCGGTCAAACAGCTGGTCTGGCACGACGATCGTCTGTGGCGGGATGTCGGCGTCGAGACTCCCGACGGCGTTCGTCGCGATGACGTGAGAGACACCGAGGTCCTTCAGCGCGTAGATGTTCGCGCGGTAGGGAACCTCGGTCGGCGAGTATTCGTGGTTCTCGCCGTGACGTGGGACGAACGCAATCTCGCGGTCGGTACCGGCGAGCGTCCCGATCGTGATCGGGGCGCTCGGGTCGCCGTAGGGCGTCTCGACGTCGATCGTACGCGTCTCTTCGAGCGGGAGCGCGTCGTAGATACCGCTGCCTCCGATGAAGCCGATCGGCATGGCCCTGTATACCGCCACCAGTCCTAAAGACGTGGTGGTCGACTCCCCGGACGACCGGCCAGGCAGAGCCCTCCCGCCCGAAACCCAGCGGATTCTTAACGGGTGCGGGACTACGTTCGGCCAATGACCCATCAGCGAGTCCGCACAGTCTCGGAACAGATCGAGAACCGGGACATCCGTGGGACCGCGACCATCGCCCGCGAGACGGCTCAGGCGATCGAGGTCGCGGCGGACGACGCCGAGGCCGAAACGCCGGCCGAATTCCGCGAGACCATCCGGGTGGCCGCCCGAACGCTTCACGAGGCCCGGCCGGACGACGACAGCCTCTCGAACGCGCTCAGATATCTCTTCAAACGCATGGACGGTGAGACAGTCGCGACTCTCCAGGAGTCAGTGACGAGCGCTGCCCGGCGATTCCAGGAGAACATCGACCGGGCGCGCGAGACGCTCGGCCAGATCGGGGCCCGTCGGTTGCAGGACGGCGATACAGTCATGGTTCACTCCCACTCGGCGGACGCGCTGGCGACGATCGAGCACGCCCTCGAAGCCGGCAAGGAGATCGACGCGATCGTCAAGGAGACACGCCCCCGGAAACAGGGTCACATCGCCGCCCAGCAACTCCAGGAGTGGGGCGTCCCGACGACCCTGATCGTCGACAGCGCGGCACGGCGGTACCTCGACGAGACCGACCAGGTCGTCGTCGGAGCGGACAGCATCGCCGCCGACGGGTCGGTCGTCAACCGGATCGGGACCAGCGATCTGGCGGTCATCGCCCGCGAACGCGGCGTCCCGGTCACCGTCGCCGCCCAGACGGTGCGTCTCCATCCGGACTCGCTGACGGGTCACAGCGCCGGTATCGAAAATCGCCCCGAACGCGAGGTTCTGGACGACGCCACGCGCAAGCAGATCGGCGAGGTCAGCGTCGAGAACCCGGCCTTCGACGTGACGCCCGCCCGGTACGTCGACGCCATCGTCACCGAACGCGGCCAGTATCCACCCGAGAGCGTCGTCACGCTAATGAGAGAACTCTACGGCGGGTCGGCCAGAGACCCCTGGCTCGAGGAGTGACGCCAGGCGGCTCCGGAGCGACTGCGTGGCGGGCCTTTTATATGCGATGCACTATTTAATATACGCCTATGGACGACGTCCTCCAGCGGATCGAACACACGGTACTCGGCCCCGAAACGACACCGGCAGACGTCGAGGCTGTCCTCGACGACGCCAGCGAATACGGCCTGCGCGCGTGCATCCCGCCGTGCTATCTCGAATTGGCGGGCGAGTATGCCCCCGACGTCGAGGTGTCGACTGTAATCGGGTTCCCGCACGGCAATCACACCACGGCGGCCAAGGTCGCGGAGGCCGAGGACGCCGTCGACGCCGGCGCGGACGAACTCGACATGGTGATGAACGTCGGACTCCTCAAGGCGGGCGAGGACGAGGCCGTCCGCGAGGACATCGAACGCGTGGTCGCAGCCACGGTGAAGCCGGTGAAGGTCATCATCGAGACGCCGCTTTTGACCGACGAGGAGAAGCACCGCGCCAGTCAGCTGGTCGCCGACGCGGGCGCTGACTTCGTGAAGACGGCAACGGGCTTTGGCGGCGGCGGTGCCACGGTCCCCGACGTCGAACTCATGAGCGAGTACGCCCCCGTGAAAGCCAGCGGCGGCGTCGGCTCCTGGGCGGACGCCGAAGCGATGTTCGACGCCGGCGCGGAGCGCATCGGTGCCTCGAGTGGCGACGTGATCGCCGAGGAGTACCTCGAACAGAACGAGCACTAACACTCCCCCTCCACAGGACGATAACTAGTCGGCCACGCTAGCATCGTCGAGCAAAGCGAGACGTTCACTGCGCACGAGCATCGCGAGTGCGCAGGTAGTTTTTCCCCAAGTTTTTGCGACGAGCGGTTCGATCGCGACGGGTAGAGCGATCGAACCCGAGGAGTAAAAAGTGGGTTAGAATATACTGGCCTGCTGATAGACGTCGATGCCGTCGAGCGTGATCGCGTAGGGTTTCGTGGCGCGTGAGTGGTTGGCGTTGCGGATCTTCTGGATCTCGACAGCGAGGCGGGTCTCCTGAGTGTCGCCGCGGACGTACTGGAGAACGAAGACGGCGTCGGTCAGGTACTCGATGATGCCGTGTCTCGAGGCGTAGGGGTTGTCCTCGTTGGCCTCGCTGGTGAACATCGTGGTGACGCCGGCCCCCTTCAGCGAGCGCGTGAAGTCGAAGACCTCCGTCCGGCGGCGGGCCTGATCGTCGTACATCATCTCGAGCAGCGAGACGGAGTCGAGCACGAGTCGGTCGGCACCGAACTCCCGAATGAGCTCGGGGAACTCTCCCCGGATGTTCTCCAGGCTGTTGGCCATCTCGACCGGGTCGAGGTCGACGATCGCGAGTCGGTCCTCGCGTTCGTAGCGATCGAACTCCCAGCCACGTTCGTCGGCGGTGTCGAGGATGCTCTCACGGCTCTGTTCGAGCGTGATGAAGACGACGTTCTCGCCCTGCTCGAGGCCGTGATGGAGAAACTGGAGCCCGAACGTGGTTTTGCCGGTCCCCGGCGACCCGATGACGACCATCAGGTGACGGCTCGGGATCCCGCCCTGGATCATCTGATCGAGCCCCTCGATCCCGAGGTCGATACGAGGGATCACCGACTCGAAGGGCTCTTCGTCGAAATCACCTTCAGACGGGACAGCCGCGTCACCGCCACCACCGGGTTCGCCGGCCGACTGCAGTGCACTCCCGAAGTCCTCGTCGAACAACGACCCCCCACTGTCTGCTGTAGCCGCGTCGGACGCCCCGGCGGCACTCGTGTCTGCCCTGTTCTCGGCCGACGCGTCCGCCTCGCTACTCTGGCCCCCTGGTGGGGCGTCGCTCGCCTCGATTCCCGTCTCACTCGGCTCCGCCTCGAACTCGTCGGTCCCGTCGGAACCGTCGTCCGGAGACTGGAGATCGTCTCCCTCGAACCAGTCGTCGTCGGAATTCTCGGCGGAGGCGTCTGTCGTCTCCGCCGGAGCGTCCTCGCTCGCGTCGTCCTCGGAGAGCGCCCGCTCGAACCAGTCGTCCTCGGCGTCCTCGCTCATGCGCTGGCTCCCGGACTGGTCCCGCCAGTCATGTCCCGGAGTTAGGTACACACCTCAATAACTCTGTCCGTCGGAAATGAGACGATTTTATCAGGGCCGGCGAGCAACGCCGGGGTATGGAACTCGGACTCGTCGGACAGAAGGACAACCCGCGTGCCCGCTCGCTCGTCGAGGCCATCCGGATGGACCTCGCGGACGAAGACGTCTCGATCGTCGTCGACGAGGTGACGGCCGCGGCGCTCGACGACGACCGCCACGACACCTACGGCGGTGTCGCGACGCCCGAGATCGACGCCCCGGCGAGCGTCTCGATCGAGGAGATCGACGAGACGGATCTGATCGTCTCGATCGGCGGCGACGGCACGTTCCTCTATGCCGCACGCGGGGCCAACGGCACCCCGATCATGGGCGTCAACCTCGGCGAGGTCGGCTTCCTGAACGCCGTCTCGCCGAACGACGCGATCGACGTGATCCGCGATGTCGTCGCCGACATCCGCGAAAACGGCGAGACGGAGACGCGAGACCTCCCGCGCCTCCAGGCGAGCGGCGACGGATGGGAACTCCCGCCCGCGCTGAACGAAGTCGTGATCCAGGGGCCCCAGCGCGGGCACGGCAACGGCGTCGGCACGACGGTCCGGGTCGACGACGCGCTGTACACCAGCGGCCACGCCGACGGCGTCTTACTCGCGACGCCGACGGGCAGCACGGCCTACAACCTCAGCGAGGACGGCCCGCTCGTCCACCCTGACGTCCCGGTGTTCGTCGTCACGGAGATGGCCGCCGAGCGCCCGATGCCGCCGCTGGTGGTCGACGAGGGCACCACGATCACCGTCCGCGTCGAGGACGCCGAGTCGGCCTCGGTCGTCAGCGACGGCCGGACCACTCACGAAATCGAACCGCCGACCCAGATCACCGTCGAGCAGGCCGACCAGCCGGTCCACGTCGCCGGCCCACCTCTGGAGTTCTTCACCGCACTCGGCAAGCTCGAGTGAGAACTGTCGAAAGCGTCAGGAGAAATACCGGCCGCCGTTCAAGCTGGCGTCGCCGACCGTTTTGCCGTCGTATACAGCACGGGCCCGGCCAGCAACAGGACCAGCCCGAAAAACTTGTACTGCATGACCGACCCGAGCAGACTCCCGTCGCCAGGCTGCAGCGCACCGCCCGGCGTCACCATCAGAATGAGGCCGAAGGCGATCGCCTGCGAGGCGAGTACCTTTCGCGATCGCAGCGCCAGCGCAGCTAGAATCGAGAGGCCGAGCACCAACAGCAGGACGTCCCCCACGTTGTAGTTGAGGAGGATCGTGTCGACGAGTTGGATCGGCACCAGTGTCCCGGTCATTGCCGAACACTCGCCCCGACGCGGGCTTGAACGTTCCGCTACCACTCGTTTTGGCCGCCTCCGCGTCGCGTGGGGCCTGCCGGCCTAGATCCCGGTCATATCGAGGTGGCGGACCCAGCCGTACCACACGACGAACATCGTCGCGAGATACCCGCCGCCCCAGACGACCATCCCGGCCGTGCCGTAGCCCGCGCTCGTCAGCGCGTAATCGGCCAGCCCGAAGCCGACGACGCCGCCGACCAGAATCGCCATGAAGAGGAGTCTCCGGTCCATTCGATCAGGGACACCTCGGTCCGCCACCCGCCTGAATCTCACGGTCCCGGCAGTCGACACGAAGCGTCGGCCGGCACGGCGGTTCACCAGTCCGTACACTCCTCACACACGAGACTGCCGTCCTGTTGCCACCGGCGATCGACCGTGCGACCGCAAGACGCACACTCGGCTCCGTCTGGAACGAACTCGTAGGTCGTCGTCGCCGGTTCGACGGACTCCTCGGCCGATTCGCCGGCAGGTTCGGTCTCGGTCGCTGGCTCCCCGTCCTTGTCGCCGAGAAACTCCTCGAGGGACGCGTCGTCGCCCATACCGGA
Coding sequences within:
- the mtnP gene encoding S-methyl-5'-thioadenosine phosphorylase, translating into MPIGFIGGSGIYDALPLEETRTIDVETPYGDPSAPITIGTLAGTDREIAFVPRHGENHEYSPTEVPYRANIYALKDLGVSHVIATNAVGSLDADIPPQTIVVPDQLFDRTRHRGFTFFGDGIVVHQGFAEPFCPDLASHLADAVDEATETTARRGGTYVCIEGPQYSTRAESEFFRDQGWDVVGMTAIPEAKLAREAELSYATIAGVTDWDVWKDDAEVSLEGVLENAAANEAVIKEAVQHAVETLPDEHTCECHTALEGTINTDADAIPEETFRRVEPLVSAYVDR
- a CDS encoding NAD(+)/NADH kinase — its product is MELGLVGQKDNPRARSLVEAIRMDLADEDVSIVVDEVTAAALDDDRHDTYGGVATPEIDAPASVSIEEIDETDLIVSIGGDGTFLYAARGANGTPIMGVNLGEVGFLNAVSPNDAIDVIRDVVADIRENGETETRDLPRLQASGDGWELPPALNEVVIQGPQRGHGNGVGTTVRVDDALYTSGHADGVLLATPTGSTAYNLSEDGPLVHPDVPVFVVTEMAAERPMPPLVVDEGTTITVRVEDAESASVVSDGRTTHEIEPPTQITVEQADQPVHVAGPPLEFFTALGKLE
- a CDS encoding ribose 1,5-bisphosphate isomerase encodes the protein MTHQRVRTVSEQIENRDIRGTATIARETAQAIEVAADDAEAETPAEFRETIRVAARTLHEARPDDDSLSNALRYLFKRMDGETVATLQESVTSAARRFQENIDRARETLGQIGARRLQDGDTVMVHSHSADALATIEHALEAGKEIDAIVKETRPRKQGHIAAQQLQEWGVPTTLIVDSAARRYLDETDQVVVGADSIAADGSVVNRIGTSDLAVIARERGVPVTVAAQTVRLHPDSLTGHSAGIENRPEREVLDDATRKQIGEVSVENPAFDVTPARYVDAIVTERGQYPPESVVTLMRELYGGSARDPWLEE
- a CDS encoding IS200/IS605 family transposase, producing MKRTNTFAVRPLTDDDERVLRDLLDASAALWNEINYQRLMRYNDEDGFEGDVWDADTGALEGKYKGVLGASTAQTVRRANTEAWRGFFNTKNKYHDESNTSVTEHPEPPGFRGNEDDGRVLKGVVRKDAYTVEWGDRSRLEMVVGKELRDRHNSPKSRLRLEIVGDPNWPDYEDQGRLELWYDETDSTFRASQPVTVSADTRDTPLADEKAALDIGANNLVACTTTTGEQYLYEGRELFQRFRETTREIARLQSKLKENRYTSKRIRRLYRKRTRRRDHAQEALCRDLLERLYAEGVDTVYVGGLTDVLETHWSVKVNAKTHNFWAFKQFTERLACTAEEYGISVEVRSEAWTSQECPQCGGTDRTTRHQDTLTCQCGFEGHADLTASETFLKRHTTKEVRPMARPVRFEWDDHNWSESPRSHRPKEQRTDPSTVHPGGNVASGES
- a CDS encoding DUF7573 domain-containing protein, with product MGDDASLEEFLGDKDGEPATETEPAGESAEESVEPATTTYEFVPDGAECASCGRTVDRRWQQDGSLVCEECTDW
- a CDS encoding KaiC domain-containing protein; translated protein: MSEDAEDDWFERALSEDDASEDAPAETTDASAENSDDDWFEGDDLQSPDDGSDGTDEFEAEPSETGIEASDAPPGGQSSEADASAENRADTSAAGASDAATADSGGSLFDEDFGSALQSAGEPGGGGDAAVPSEGDFDEEPFESVIPRIDLGIEGLDQMIQGGIPSRHLMVVIGSPGTGKTTFGLQFLHHGLEQGENVVFITLEQSRESILDTADERGWEFDRYEREDRLAIVDLDPVEMANSLENIRGEFPELIREFGADRLVLDSVSLLEMMYDDQARRRTEVFDFTRSLKGAGVTTMFTSEANEDNPYASRHGIIEYLTDAVFVLQYVRGDTQETRLAVEIQKIRNANHSRATKPYAITLDGIDVYQQASIF
- the deoC gene encoding deoxyribose-phosphate aldolase; the encoded protein is MDDVLQRIEHTVLGPETTPADVEAVLDDASEYGLRACIPPCYLELAGEYAPDVEVSTVIGFPHGNHTTAAKVAEAEDAVDAGADELDMVMNVGLLKAGEDEAVREDIERVVAATVKPVKVIIETPLLTDEEKHRASQLVADAGADFVKTATGFGGGGATVPDVELMSEYAPVKASGGVGSWADAEAMFDAGAERIGASSGDVIAEEYLEQNEH